The Nitrospirota bacterium genome window below encodes:
- a CDS encoding WYL domain-containing protein — protein MDLRNRNLTFFDLETTGLNPWRGDRIVEVGAIRAKGAEVVETFATLVNPMRPIPPEVSKVHGITDGMVAHSPTQDEVLPGFLKFIGEDVLMAHNASFDIGFFSSAMNDLKLGFPDNIVIDTLTLSRKLYPEYERHSMDILRTRFSLPTDFYHRAERDARDLHTIFMNFLGKIEEHGLGTLKDLIDIHGPALTFDPREIEPDIYPPQLYDDLIQATRDQRCVLITYVSGGRGHQSQRVVDPYKIVKLSAHDYLVGYCHLKGTSRNFRLDRITAWKLTSDNFERPADTAPHAVPDPTAHLS, from the coding sequence GTGGACCTTCGAAACCGCAATCTCACTTTCTTCGATCTCGAAACGACGGGGCTGAACCCGTGGCGTGGAGACCGGATCGTGGAGGTCGGCGCCATCCGCGCCAAGGGAGCGGAGGTCGTGGAAACCTTCGCCACCTTGGTCAACCCGATGCGCCCGATCCCTCCCGAAGTTTCAAAAGTGCACGGGATTACCGACGGCATGGTGGCTCATTCGCCCACGCAGGATGAGGTGCTGCCCGGGTTTCTGAAATTCATCGGCGAAGATGTCCTGATGGCCCACAACGCTTCGTTCGACATCGGTTTCTTCTCCAGCGCCATGAACGACCTCAAGCTGGGCTTCCCCGACAACATTGTGATCGATACGCTCACGCTTTCCCGCAAACTCTATCCGGAATATGAACGACACTCGATGGACATCCTGCGGACACGGTTCTCCCTCCCCACCGATTTCTACCACCGGGCCGAACGGGACGCGCGGGACCTCCACACCATTTTCATGAATTTCCTGGGGAAGATAGAGGAACATGGGTTGGGAACGCTGAAGGACCTCATCGACATCCACGGTCCGGCCCTCACCTTCGACCCCCGGGAGATCGAGCCCGATATCTATCCGCCCCAGCTCTACGACGATCTCATCCAGGCCACCCGCGATCAGCGATGCGTACTGATCACGTACGTGAGCGGCGGGCGGGGGCATCAGTCTCAGCGGGTGGTGGACCCCTACAAGATCGTCAAGCTCAGCGCTCACGACTATCTCGTCGGCTATTGCCACCTGAAAGGGACCAGCCGGAATTTCCGCCTCGATCGGATCACCGCTTGGAAACTGACGAGCGACAATTTCGAGCGTCCCGCCGACACCGCCCCCCACGCCGTCCCGGATCCCACCGCGCACCTCAGCTAG